A single Tumebacillus sp. BK434 DNA region contains:
- a CDS encoding zf-HC2 domain-containing protein has product MTHDRYRELIQAELDGEATAQELELLEAHTASCDDCRREREDYSKLAAAFGSLPKVMPEKSFVTMMEPELPKVLKKQRRRPAYFWPGLTAAAALVLAVGLSNAWGLFNPELTATPQPQPEQVMQPLAVQNDPAPAGLAGTTEAGKNTAPQLIQQEKVKAKPAVQVAAVSKNDLGKVQDQTGVVVEKQKVDAESARGGVVVVTVDSKPTNVKVDGNNVTVIIAQDDEPKQDDTSNVSIWGIAGFDDDDSGEKTITFTDPNGNVIETNRVQFGPAPGTIPPEAPLNRKLASVYKNAPELNAWAKDPYQVVYRHLTDLGFAANAMVSQSNELNTITVMQGDTTYRVRLAETRQGEWHPVQISRLIHPYAPGLLGQKVIAYFAAQKASGAIAGFGDIYLNERTDKSVRVAVAIEQQDSNGVIIVKEKVYEFQVQQTAAGELRLGDQVTVHEQ; this is encoded by the coding sequence ATGACACATGACAGATATCGCGAACTGATTCAGGCTGAGCTGGACGGGGAAGCAACAGCTCAGGAATTGGAGCTGTTGGAGGCGCATACCGCATCATGTGACGATTGCCGCCGGGAACGGGAAGATTATAGCAAGCTCGCAGCCGCCTTTGGCAGCCTGCCGAAGGTGATGCCGGAGAAAAGCTTCGTGACGATGATGGAGCCGGAATTGCCGAAAGTATTGAAAAAGCAGCGTCGCCGTCCCGCCTACTTCTGGCCGGGGCTCACCGCAGCGGCCGCGCTCGTGCTTGCTGTCGGGCTCTCCAATGCGTGGGGCCTGTTCAATCCGGAGCTGACCGCCACGCCGCAGCCGCAGCCGGAACAGGTCATGCAGCCGTTGGCCGTGCAAAACGATCCGGCTCCGGCCGGCCTGGCCGGCACGACGGAAGCGGGCAAGAACACCGCGCCGCAGTTGATCCAGCAGGAGAAGGTCAAGGCCAAGCCGGCCGTGCAAGTCGCCGCCGTCTCCAAGAACGACCTCGGCAAAGTGCAGGATCAGACCGGCGTGGTCGTCGAGAAGCAGAAGGTCGATGCCGAGTCTGCACGCGGCGGCGTGGTGGTCGTGACGGTCGACTCCAAGCCGACCAATGTCAAGGTCGACGGCAACAACGTCACCGTCATCATCGCGCAAGATGACGAGCCCAAACAGGACGACACCAGCAATGTCAGCATCTGGGGCATCGCCGGATTTGACGATGACGACAGCGGGGAGAAGACGATCACGTTTACCGATCCCAACGGCAATGTGATCGAAACGAACCGCGTTCAGTTCGGCCCGGCGCCCGGTACAATCCCGCCCGAAGCGCCGCTGAACCGCAAGCTCGCCAGCGTCTACAAGAACGCCCCGGAGCTAAACGCCTGGGCAAAAGACCCGTATCAGGTCGTCTACCGCCATCTGACCGACCTCGGCTTTGCGGCGAATGCGATGGTCTCCCAGTCGAACGAGCTGAACACCATCACCGTCATGCAAGGCGACACCACCTACCGGGTCCGCCTGGCGGAGACGCGTCAAGGCGAATGGCACCCGGTGCAGATCTCGCGCCTGATCCACCCGTATGCGCCCGGTCTGCTCGGCCAGAAGGTGATCGCTTATTTTGCTGCGCAAAAGGCGAGCGGCGCGATCGCCGGTTTTGGCGACATCTACTTGAACGAACGCACCGACAAGTCTGTAAGGGTCGCGGTCGCCATCGAGCAGCAAGATTCGAACGGTGTGATCATCGTCAAAGAAAAGGTCTATGAATTCCAAGTGCAGCAGACCGCCGCGGGCGAACTGCGCCTCGGAGATCAAGTGACGGTGCATGAACAGTAA
- the nadE gene encoding NAD(+) synthase codes for MSLRMEEHLRGFEARIDEEIANREAFIRDQVLGTGGGGVVLGLSGGIDSAVTAALAARALGADSVVGLWMGAESSSVHHRDAKLVADTYGFRLLEVDFSEIVNQFHGVMAQCAEALPSEMRTGQDNPLVKGNLKPRFRKNAEYWMAALLGYRVANTCNWSETAIGYETKYGDAAGDFSVLGDLVKAEIYLVAKHLGMPEQLVTKAPSADLWEGHTDEAEIGITYKDLDTYLCTGEGDAETIAKIDRLYKLSAHKRNTMPLVAQPTYPGEGGVN; via the coding sequence ATGAGTTTGCGCATGGAAGAACATCTGCGTGGGTTCGAAGCGAGAATTGACGAAGAGATTGCGAATCGCGAAGCGTTTATCCGCGACCAGGTGCTTGGCACCGGCGGTGGAGGCGTCGTGCTCGGCTTGTCCGGCGGCATCGACTCGGCGGTGACCGCAGCTTTGGCGGCCCGCGCGCTTGGCGCGGACAGCGTCGTCGGGCTGTGGATGGGCGCCGAATCGAGCTCCGTGCACCACCGCGATGCGAAGCTGGTTGCGGATACATATGGCTTCCGTCTGCTCGAAGTCGACTTCAGCGAGATCGTCAACCAGTTCCACGGCGTGATGGCGCAATGCGCCGAAGCATTGCCAAGCGAGATGCGCACCGGGCAGGACAACCCGCTCGTCAAAGGCAATCTCAAGCCGCGCTTCCGCAAAAACGCCGAATACTGGATGGCCGCCCTGCTCGGCTACCGCGTGGCGAACACTTGCAACTGGTCGGAAACGGCGATCGGCTATGAGACCAAATACGGCGATGCGGCAGGCGACTTCTCCGTGCTCGGCGACCTCGTCAAGGCGGAAATCTACCTCGTCGCCAAGCACCTCGGCATGCCGGAGCAGCTGGTGACGAAAGCGCCGAGCGCCGACCTGTGGGAAGGTCACACCGACGAAGCGGAGATCGGCATCACCTACAAGGACCTTGACACCTACCTCTGCACGGGCGAAGGCGACGCAGAGACGATCGCCAAGATCGACCGGCTGTACAAGCTAAGCGCCCACAAGCGCAACACGATGCCGCTCGTGGCGCAACCGACATATCCGGGCGAAGGAGGCGTGAACTGA
- a CDS encoding ferredoxin, whose amino-acid sequence MAKTFVDKDTCIACGACYSTAPDVYESDDDGYAFVKLEGGLEGFVEIPEELLSDALDAKDGCPTESIKWED is encoded by the coding sequence ATGGCTAAAACTTTTGTTGACAAAGATACCTGCATCGCTTGCGGTGCTTGCTACAGCACTGCACCGGATGTATACGAGTCCGACGACGACGGCTACGCATTCGTAAAGCTCGAAGGCGGCCTCGAAGGCTTCGTGGAAATTCCGGAAGAGCTCCTGTCTGACGCGCTCGACGCGAAAGATGGCTGCCCGACCGAATCCATCAAGTGGGAAGACTAA
- a CDS encoding sigma-70 family RNA polymerase sigma factor, whose protein sequence is MQDKEIVADALRSPDALSRFLRTVEPFIYQTAYYLTGKKADAEDITQESLWKVCRSLGQYQGQGSLRGWIHRVVVNTFREQLRKKRLTVVELDEGLQSSESSVEQQVEMKMTEERLHRAIAALPENYREVIVLRHVHEMSYQEIGEVLELTEAQVKTRLFRGREKLKSLFYGGDQE, encoded by the coding sequence ATGCAAGATAAAGAGATCGTGGCAGACGCACTGCGCAGTCCGGATGCGCTGTCCCGATTTTTGCGTACGGTCGAACCGTTTATCTACCAAACGGCGTACTACCTGACCGGCAAAAAGGCAGATGCAGAAGACATCACACAAGAGAGCCTTTGGAAAGTCTGCCGTTCACTTGGGCAGTATCAGGGACAGGGCTCGCTGCGCGGCTGGATTCACCGCGTCGTGGTCAACACCTTTCGCGAACAGCTTCGCAAGAAGCGGCTGACGGTCGTTGAACTGGACGAAGGATTGCAGTCGAGCGAGTCGTCCGTCGAGCAGCAGGTGGAGATGAAGATGACCGAGGAGCGCCTGCATCGGGCGATCGCTGCGCTCCCCGAGAACTACCGCGAAGTGATCGTGCTTCGCCACGTGCACGAGATGTCCTATCAGGAGATCGGCGAAGTGCTGGAGTTGACCGAAGCTCAGGTCAAGACCCGATTGTTTCGCGGACGAGAGAAATTAAAATCGCTGTTCTATGGAGGTGATCAAGAATGA